The following DNA comes from Streptomyces pristinaespiralis.
CCTGGATGTCGGGGTCGTTGGCGATCTGCTGCGCCTCGTCGCCGGTGACCATGATCCGGCCGTCGGGCAGCACGACGGCGTTGGAGTGGTAGCCGCGCGGCAGCCGCTGGGCGGGCCCGAGCTTCCAGTTGCCGTCCGTGTCGCGCATCTCGGTCTGCCGGTACTTCAGGTCGGCGTTGGGGTTGTAGAGGCCGTTGCCGTAGTCCCTGATGTCGTAGGAACCGTTGACGGTGAACAGCGTGCCGTCGGGGAGGATCAGGGTGTCGTCCTGGGTGCGGCCGAAGGCGCGGGGCTCGTTGGTTTTCCACCGGCCGCCGACGAGCTGGTACGTGTTCGGGTCGTCCCGGTTGCCGCCGAGGACCAGCACGGAGTCGGGGCCCCTGAAGCCGGCAGGCAGGGGTACGGCGGAGCCGTAGTTGCGCATGAAGCCGTCGGGCCGGTCGGCGAGGCTCGTCCGGGTCTCGGTGACGGGGTCGAAGAGCCACTGCTGGTCGTGGTCCCGGCCGAGCCCGTAGATCTTGCCGTCGCGCAGGGAGAACAGGTGCGGGTAGTCGTGCCGGTAGGGGGCCTCCGCCTTGAAGACGTCCACCGGCACGTTCTCGGGGACGTCGGACCTGCTGGTCGGGACGTTGTGGGACAGCGCGGGGAAGCGCTCCACGATCGGGGTGGGCGTCGCCCAGCCGAGTTCCGACTGCCCGGACATGATGAGGATCCGCCCGTCGGCGCCGGTGACGGCGCTCGGGTACCAGCGTCCGACGGACATCTCCTGGTTGAGCGACCACGACTCGGTCCACGGGTCGAAGACGAGGGAGAGCTTGGCGCCCGAGCCGTGGTTGCCGCCGAGGTTGCCGCCGAAGACGCCGAGCATCCCGTTGGGCAGGAAGGCGTGGCCGGCGCAGAAGAAGGGCGCGGGACGCGGTTCGTTCTTGCCGTCCGGCATCATGACGGTGGGCGGCGTGACCTTCGTGAACGCTTGTGTGCCGCTGCCCTTTTGCGGGTCCCACAGGTAGGCCCGGCCCGCGTTCTCCTTGCCGATGACCTGGGTGGGCGCCGTCTCCTTCGTCGGATTGGTCTCGATCCGCTCGAAGGAGAACAACAGCACCTTTCCGGTGGGGAGTTGGGCGATGTGTACGCCGAAGTCGGGAGAGGGGAAGTACTCCTTGAACGCCCCGTACTCCCGTGCGGCGAACGTGGCGTTCTGCGTGGCCTGGGACCTGGTGAGCGACTCGAGGCGGGCCGTGCGCGTGGGCTGCGGGTAGTCGCCCGCGTCCTCCGCGCGCAGTCGCGCCTGTGCGTGCCGCTCCGCGTGCTCCTGGCCGAGTACGGCGGCCTCCGCCTTGTCCACGGTGACCTTCCGGCCGCGGTCGGGTCCGGCGTCGCGGGTCATGGAACGGGGTTCCGGGGCGCCGCCGTGGGCTGCCGCAGGGAGTGCGGCGGCGAGAGGGGCGCCGGTCAGGGCGGAGATGACGGCGCAGGCGGAGAGCAGCCTGGACAGTCGTGGTCGTGACATGGGACTCCTCGTGGCGTGCCGGTCCTGCGCGCATGCGTGACGGCCCCGCGGATCGGGGTGGCATATGCACGCGGAATAGACCGGACATAACTGTCTGTGGCATATGAACACAGAGAGTGAGCGAACTCAACGGAGCGGATCAACGTGTCGACCGGCGGGCGGGACGTGCCGGCCGGAACGGGGGAGAGGTGGTCGGTTCACACGTTGAGGGGGCGCCGCCGTCGCTCGCAACGGGCCACCGGTCGAACCACCCTTAGGGTTCAAAGAGAATCAATTCTGCGGCGCCGTGCGGTTTGACCTGCGGCGGAAGCGTGTCGGGCCGGGCGGCCGGCAACAATGAAAGCAAGCATGCTTGCTTGTTTCCATGGGCGCTGCCATGCTCCGGGGCACAGACCGTCGTCCCACAGGGGAGCGTTCCGTGTCCGACCCGGCCGTCGTACTCGACGACTTGCGCAGCGAAAGCGAAGAACTCGACCAGCTGGTCAGAGAGCTGGATCCCGGGAGGTGGGCGGCCCCCACCCCCGCACCCGGCTGGAGCGTCGCCCATCAGATCGCCCACCTCGCCTGGACCGACGCGGCCGCGTTGACGGCCGTCACGGACCCCGACGGCTTCGCCGCGGAAGTGGAGAAGGCGCTGGCCGCGCCCCACTCCTTCGTGGACGACGGCGCGCAGGCCGGCGCCGCCCTGCCGCCCGGCGAACTGCTCGCCCGCTGGCGGGCAGGCCGCGAGACGCTCCTTCAGGCCCTCCGCTCGGCCCCCGCCGGGAGGCGCTTCCCCTGGTACGGGCCACCGATGAGCGCCGCGTCGATGGCGACCGCACGGCTCATGGAGACCTGGGCGCACGGCCAGGACATCGCCGACGCGCTCGGCGTCGTACGGCAGCCCACCGCGCGTCTCGCACAGGTGGCCCGGCTCGGCGTCCGCACCCGGGACTTCGCGTTCGGCGTGCACGGGCTGACCCCGCCCGCCGAGCCGTTCCGCGTCGAACTGACCGGCCCCGGCGGCGAGTCGTGGACCTACGGCCCCGAGGAGGCGGCGCAGCGCGTGACCGGCCCCGCGCTCGACTTCTGCCTGCTGGTGACCCAGCGGGCGCACCGCGACGACCTGGCCCTGCGGGCCGAAGGCGCCGACGCCGACCGCTGGCTGGACATCGCCCAGGCCTTCGCGGGCCCGCCGGGCAGCGGACGGGAGCCAGGCGGCGAGCCGGAAGGCGGCCGGCAGTGACCGGCCCCGAGGCCGCGAAGAGCGCCCGGGTGCTCCGCGTCGGCAACGCGTCCGGCTTCTACGGCGACCGCTTCGACGCCGTGCGGGAGATGCTCACCGGCGGGCCGCTGGACGTGCTCACCGGGGACTACCTCGCCGAACTCACCATGCTCATCCTCGGCCGCGACCGGCTCAGGGACCCGGGACTCGGCTACGCCAGGACCTTCCTGCGACAGCTCGAGGAAACCCTCGGCCTCGCCCACGACAAGGGCGTCCGCATCGTCGCCAACGCCGGCGGACTCAACCCCGCCGGCCTCGCCGACGCCGTCCGCGCCCTCGCCGGCCGCCTCGGCGTCCCCGTGAACGTCGCCCACGTCGAGGGCGACGACCTCACCGCCCGCTACCCCGGGGCGCTCACCGCCAACGCCTACCTCGGCGGGGGAGGGATCGCCGCCTGTCTGCGCGCGGGGGCCGACATCGTCGTCACCGGACGCGTCACCGACGCGGCCCTCGTCACCGGCCCCGCCGCCGCCCACTTCGGCTGGGGCCCCGACGACCTGGACGCCCTCGCCGGCGCCGTCGTCGCCGGGCACGTCCTCGAATGCGGCACCCAGGCCACCGGCGGCAACTACGCGTTCTTCGCGCGGGACGGCCACGATGTCCGCCGGCCGGGCTTCCCCGTCGCCGAGATCCACCCCGACGGCACCTCCGTCATCACCAAGCACGACGGCACCGGCGGCCTCGTGGACACCGGCACCGTCACCGCCCAACTGCTGTACGAGACCGGCGGCGCCCGGTACGCGGGCCCCGACGTCACCGCCCGGCTCGACACCGTCCGCCTCGAGCAGGACGGCCCCGACCGGGTGCGGATCTCCGGAGTGCGCGGCGAGGCGCCGCCGCCCACGCTCAAGGTCGGGCTGAACCGCCTCGGCGGCTGGCGCAACGAGGTCGTGTTCGTACTGACCGGCCTCGACATCGACGCCAAGGCCCGCCTCGTACGCGAACAGTTGGAGGACGCGCTCGGCAAGCAGCCTCCCGCCGAGGTGCGCTGGGAGCTCGCCCGCACCGAGAGCGCCGATCCCGACACCGAGGAGCGTGCCGCCGCGTACCTGCGGCTCGTCGTCCGCGACCCCGACGCGGAACGCGTCGGCCGCGCCGTGAGCAGCGCCGCGATCGAGCTCGCGCTCGGCAGCTACCCCGGATTCCATGTGACCGCCCCGCCAGG
Coding sequences within:
- a CDS encoding acyclic terpene utilization AtuA family protein; translation: MTGPEAAKSARVLRVGNASGFYGDRFDAVREMLTGGPLDVLTGDYLAELTMLILGRDRLRDPGLGYARTFLRQLEETLGLAHDKGVRIVANAGGLNPAGLADAVRALAGRLGVPVNVAHVEGDDLTARYPGALTANAYLGGGGIAACLRAGADIVVTGRVTDAALVTGPAAAHFGWGPDDLDALAGAVVAGHVLECGTQATGGNYAFFARDGHDVRRPGFPVAEIHPDGTSVITKHDGTGGLVDTGTVTAQLLYETGGARYAGPDVTARLDTVRLEQDGPDRVRISGVRGEAPPPTLKVGLNRLGGWRNEVVFVLTGLDIDAKARLVREQLEDALGKQPPAEVRWELARTESADPDTEERAAAYLRLVVRDPDAERVGRAVSSAAIELALGSYPGFHVTAPPGKGAPYGVFEAAYTEAGTVPHTAVLHDGERVAVPHPRVTRELTDAGPGALPEPLPHGPTRRAPLGLVAGARSGDKGGDANIGVWAPTDDAWRWLAHELTVERLRALLPETAELPVVRHVLPHLRALNFTVAGILGEGVAAQARFDPQGKALGEWLRARHVDIPEALL
- a CDS encoding TIGR03084 family metal-binding protein, whose amino-acid sequence is MSDPAVVLDDLRSESEELDQLVRELDPGRWAAPTPAPGWSVAHQIAHLAWTDAAALTAVTDPDGFAAEVEKALAAPHSFVDDGAQAGAALPPGELLARWRAGRETLLQALRSAPAGRRFPWYGPPMSAASMATARLMETWAHGQDIADALGVVRQPTARLAQVARLGVRTRDFAFGVHGLTPPAEPFRVELTGPGGESWTYGPEEAAQRVTGPALDFCLLVTQRAHRDDLALRAEGADADRWLDIAQAFAGPPGSGREPGGEPEGGRQ
- a CDS encoding glyoxal oxidase, which encodes MSRPRLSRLLSACAVISALTGAPLAAALPAAAHGGAPEPRSMTRDAGPDRGRKVTVDKAEAAVLGQEHAERHAQARLRAEDAGDYPQPTRTARLESLTRSQATQNATFAAREYGAFKEYFPSPDFGVHIAQLPTGKVLLFSFERIETNPTKETAPTQVIGKENAGRAYLWDPQKGSGTQAFTKVTPPTVMMPDGKNEPRPAPFFCAGHAFLPNGMLGVFGGNLGGNHGSGAKLSLVFDPWTESWSLNQEMSVGRWYPSAVTGADGRILIMSGQSELGWATPTPIVERFPALSHNVPTSRSDVPENVPVDVFKAEAPYRHDYPHLFSLRDGKIYGLGRDHDQQWLFDPVTETRTSLADRPDGFMRNYGSAVPLPAGFRGPDSVLVLGGNRDDPNTYQLVGGRWKTNEPRAFGRTQDDTLILPDGTLFTVNGSYDIRDYGNGLYNPNADLKYRQTEMRDTDGNWKLGPAQRLPRGYHSNAVVLPDGRIMVTGDEAQQIANDPDIQDDMDGSIEIYEPAYLHNGDRPDLSAVPRRTIGYDDRFRVLSSNPDEVRRAVLLAPTTATHSVNFSQRHLDVRIKSRGDGALELQAPPSAQAAPPGYYMLFLLNEEGVPSTAKFVSFGPPAGG